The following coding sequences lie in one Peromyscus maniculatus bairdii isolate BWxNUB_F1_BW_parent chromosome 3, HU_Pman_BW_mat_3.1, whole genome shotgun sequence genomic window:
- the LOC143272493 gene encoding adiponectin receptor protein 1-like, with protein sequence MSSHKGPVAAQGDGAPSGNRETDTVELAELGPLLEEKGKLATSSPAKAEEQTCPVPQEEEEEVRVLTLPLQAHHAMEKMEEFVYKVWEGRWRVIPYDVLPDWLKDNDYLLHGHRPPMPSFRACFKSIFRIHTETGNIWTHLLGFVLFLFLGILTMLRPNMYFMAPLQEKVVFGMFFLGAVLCLSFSWLFHTVYCHSEKVSRTFSKLDYSGIALLIMGSFVPWLYYSFYCSPQPRLIYLSIVCVLGISAIIVAQWDRFATPKHRQTRAGVFLGLGLSGVVPTVHFTITEGFVKANTVGQMGWFFLMAVMYITGAGLYAARIPERFFPGKFDIWFQSHQIFHVLVVAAAFVHFYGVSNLQEFRYGLEGGCTDDSLL encoded by the exons ATGTCTTCCCACAAAGGGCCTGTGGCGGCACAGGGCGATGGGGCTCCTTCTGGTAACAGAGAAACTGACACGGTGGAACTGGCTGAACTGGGACCCCTGCTGGAGGAGAAGGGCAAACTGGCAACCAGCAGCCCAGCCAAGGCTGAAGAACAGACATGCCCAGTgcctcaggaagaggaggaggaggtgcggGTGCTGACGCTTCCTCTGCAGGCCCACCATGCCATGGAGAAGATGGAGGAGTTCGTGTATAAGGTCTGGGAGGGACGCTGGAGAGTCATCCCATATGATGTTCTTCCGGACTGGCTGAAAGACAATGACTACCTGTTACACGGCCATAGACCACCTATGCCCTCCTTTCGGGCTTGCTTCAAGAGCATCTTCCGCATCCATACAGAAACTGGCAACATCTGGACCCATCtgcttggttttgttctgttcctCTTTTTGGGAATCCTGACCATGCTCAGACCAAATATGTACTTCATGGCTCCCCTCCAGGAGAAGGTGGTTTTCGGGATGTTCTTTCTGGGCGCGgtgctctgcctcagcttctcctggCTCTTCCACACCGTCTATTGTCATTCAGAGAAAGTCTCTAGGACTTTTTCCAAACTGGACTATTCAGGGATTGCTCTACTGATTATGGGGAGCTTTGTCCCTTGGCTCTATTACTCCTTCTACTGCTCCCCACAGCCACGGCTCATCTACCTCTCCATCGTCTGTGTCCTGGGCATTTCTGCCATCATTGTGGCACa a TGGGATCGGTTTGCCACTCCTAAGCACCGGCAGACACGAGCAGGAGTGTTCCTGGGACTTGGTTTGAGTGGTGTTGTACCCACCGTGCACTTTACAATCACTGAGGGCTTTGTCAAGGCCAACACAGTGGGCCAGATGGGCTGGTTCTTCCTCATGGCTGTGATGTACATCACTGGAGCTGGCCTGTATGCTGCTCGGATTCCGGAGCGCTTCTTTCCCGGAAAATTTGACATATGGTTCCAGTCCCATCAGATCTTCCacgtcctggtggtggctgcagcttTCGTCCACTTCTATGGGGTCTCCAACCTTCAGGAATTCCGTTACGGCCTAGAAGGTGGCTGTACCGACGACTCCCTTCTCTGA